One Polyangiaceae bacterium genomic window carries:
- a CDS encoding site-specific DNA-methyltransferase, with translation MNYLGHGDVLDVCAKLPSDLRFDLVYLDPPYGVGTAMTARTAPGQTRGKRTRTGGPVAYEDRYDPDALVSMLIPRLSAIRDCMSAGATLYVHLDHRTVHDVKVAVDRLFGRGAYLGEVIWVPGNGNRGARGFAVTHQTILMYARAASERKQVVYNASDPDLREPYAATSLSMHFKHRDDAGRLYRERVIGGKPYRYYADEGRRLGSVWADIPAMVANTPIVGEGTGYPTQKPERLLERVVRASSIEGAVVADLMCGSGTTLVAAGRLGRRFVGSDQSNVAIEITAKRLTVQKMSFSWLGGVSSRSNEHDVDDEPSRHTPPPDGMPSAQG, from the coding sequence ATGAATTATTTGGGCCACGGCGACGTGCTCGACGTATGCGCGAAGCTCCCGAGCGATCTGCGATTCGACCTCGTGTACCTCGATCCGCCGTATGGAGTGGGCACGGCGATGACGGCGCGCACTGCGCCCGGACAAACTCGAGGCAAGCGCACGCGGACGGGAGGTCCCGTGGCGTACGAAGATCGTTACGATCCGGATGCGCTGGTATCGATGTTGATTCCGCGTCTTTCGGCGATTCGCGACTGCATGAGCGCTGGGGCGACGCTTTACGTGCATTTGGATCACCGCACGGTGCACGACGTCAAGGTGGCGGTGGATCGATTATTCGGGCGCGGGGCGTATTTGGGGGAAGTGATCTGGGTGCCTGGCAATGGCAATCGGGGTGCGCGAGGGTTTGCCGTGACGCACCAGACGATATTGATGTATGCGCGTGCGGCGTCCGAGCGAAAGCAGGTCGTGTACAACGCGTCGGATCCCGATTTGCGCGAGCCTTATGCGGCGACGAGCTTGTCGATGCACTTCAAGCATCGGGACGATGCGGGGCGGCTCTATCGGGAGCGGGTGATAGGGGGCAAGCCGTATCGTTATTATGCGGACGAGGGTCGGCGTCTTGGCAGTGTGTGGGCGGACATTCCGGCGATGGTCGCGAACACGCCGATTGTGGGAGAGGGGACGGGGTATCCGACGCAGAAGCCGGAGCGGCTACTCGAGCGGGTGGTGCGAGCGTCGAGCATCGAGGGTGCGGTGGTAGCGGATTTGATGTGTGGGAGTGGGACGACGTTGGTGGCGGCGGGGCGGTTGGGACGTCGGTTCGTCGGAAGTGATCAAAGCAACGTAGCGATTGAGATCACAGCCAAGCGATTGACGGTACAAAAGATGAGCTTTTCTTGGCTGGGCGGTGTATCGTCGCGGTCGAATGAGCACGACGTGGACGATGAGCCTTCACGGCACACGCCGCCACCTGATGGAATGCCCTCTGCGCAAGGCTGA
- a CDS encoding penicillin-insensitive murein endopeptidase, with amino-acid sequence MHQVACFGFLVSLLMVLAGCVGTPSPLTPNVRGSVGLPHFGVLTDAVSLPKRTHTFRLYRDASAARWGTPRLIATIQHAAATVSRLRPGAPLLVGDLSAKYGGFRTGHRSHRTGRDVDLLLYVTTPDGRSIPSPGFVLFGPDGLAETPAGTFVRFDTERNWQFVKALVTSPKADVQWIFLARWLEALLIEHARARGEDLELIWKAENVLLQPADSAPHDDHFHLRIACTQDELVSGCDVHGPAWPWLPNPPVLGDVSDEELLVALLEGLLPAEAGATEVAAP; translated from the coding sequence ATGCATCAAGTCGCCTGCTTCGGATTCCTCGTGTCGCTGCTCATGGTGCTTGCCGGATGTGTCGGCACACCGTCACCACTCACGCCGAACGTGCGAGGGTCCGTGGGTCTGCCGCACTTCGGCGTGCTGACGGATGCTGTGTCGCTCCCCAAGCGTACGCACACGTTTCGGCTCTACCGTGACGCGAGCGCCGCGCGGTGGGGTACTCCGCGACTCATCGCGACCATCCAGCATGCAGCAGCGACCGTGAGTCGTCTTCGCCCTGGAGCGCCGCTCTTGGTGGGCGATTTGTCCGCCAAATACGGCGGATTTCGCACGGGCCACAGGTCGCACCGCACGGGCCGAGACGTTGATCTCTTGCTCTATGTCACGACGCCCGATGGTCGTTCGATCCCGAGCCCCGGGTTTGTCTTGTTCGGCCCCGATGGTCTTGCTGAAACACCTGCGGGCACGTTCGTTCGTTTCGACACCGAGCGAAACTGGCAGTTTGTCAAGGCACTCGTCACGTCGCCCAAGGCCGACGTGCAGTGGATTTTTCTCGCGCGGTGGCTCGAAGCGCTGCTCATCGAGCATGCGCGGGCTCGCGGTGAAGACTTGGAGCTCATCTGGAAAGCGGAGAACGTGCTGCTTCAGCCGGCGGACAGCGCGCCGCACGATGATCACTTTCATTTGCGCATCGCGTGCACGCAGGACGAGCTCGTCAGCGGGTGTGACGTGCACGGGCCTGCTTGGCCGTGGCTACCGAACCCGCCGGTGCTTGGAGACGTTTCCGACGAAGAGCTTCTCGTTGCGCTGCTCGAGGGGCTTTTGCCTGCGGAGGCCGGCGCCACCGAGGTCGCTGCGCCATGA